The DNA window ACAAATTTGTATATTGTAAAACCTTAGAATCTGTGACCAACATACCCAAATtatgttatttttcttattttatattatgtgtTGATGGTGCTTCCACAAATATTCATAACTCAGCTCACACAAAAGAGGCTCAGCTGTTATAAAATAGCCATGGCAACATGGCATGGTCATTTGCAAAACATCAAGTAAGAAATCTTGGCAGTGTAGCATCCCTTAACTgtcaatatatttatttccccACAGAATCAATTTCTGTCAACTACAATGAGAATCCACAATAATGGCTGTGGGATTCATTATCCTTGGatatagatattttttattaCCATGTTCCTGCATTACAATATGGCTACTGTATTACCATTGCAGTGTTCCACCTGTTTTGTGGGGTTAGCATGGGTCAAAAAAGCTGACGCAGACAAAAAGGCAAACAAGCTTATTGGGAAGTCTGCAATCCTCCCAGCAGGAGCAGGTGTTGAGAGCCATGGACTCATCTGCATGTGCTTTGTAAAGGGCCCATGTTAATTAAAGATGAGGAAATGTGGTAGATTTTCTTCTGTGACAGTGAACCTGCCACATGGTTTAGCAATGCGGGTCAACAGCAGTAGGGTTATTGTTGCGACTACATTGTATCTGTGCAGTGAGCGAGAAAATGCAGCACCATGTTGAGCCACGAAAACAGCTTTCACAACAGACTCCTCCAGTCTCCCATACACTGCAACGCACTTGACCAGAAATGAGAAAATGGCTAACTTCGGGTGGATTATACAGATTATTTGGGTGATACAATAACACCGATTCAGATATGATAGGAATATGAATGTCAAAAAATAGTCTTGCATACATTTTGAGTGTGGAATTATTTATGGCTTCTGCTCCTACATTTGCAACAAACACCGATGCGCACAAATGTATTTGCCCAGCAATGTATTTGGAATGTGAAATGTAGTAAACTGAATTCAGTATAACAGGAATTAGAATGGAAAGTGTACTGCTATGTTCAATAGAACAATGCAAACCATTCAATATTCATTTGAGGttatattaatgaaataattttcaGCTGCTGATATGCTGTATGTAAtctgttttggggggggggggttttgcgTACCTCCATAGCCTTCATTAAACATCACAAAATGAATCATCTCCCTGTTAAATATTTGGTTATAGTAACCCCTGTATGATGTGGTTTgtggggttaaaaaaaaaaaaaaaaatcagcatgGATTATTAATATCTCTCACCATAAATCTGTTTGGAACAATAAAATTCCATTTCCCAGAGCCTtgttattgcatttttaaatcttGTGTTTGGTAGCCATGGACACCCAATCCAACATTAAGATTCAGGTCATGCACAAGACTTGCTGTTTCtaattttcattttatcatAAGCGGTTTAAGAATTTTGCCAGTGCTTATTTGCAGTTTTCCAACAGACCACTTCAGAGCAGATTCTGACAGGACAGATGCTGCAATTAATCATGCAGGAGAAATGGGAATTGCAGCCACAATGAACTGAAAAGGAAATCATTACTGCTGCAGCTTTTGTTCCAAatctgaatacattttaaaaataaatgaatttcaAAACACAGTCTAAAATTCTTCATGTTCATACGCTTGGTAGAATATTTTTCTCACCAATTTTAGCTTTatgttgtgcttttttttccctcccaacCAGAAGCACATGTCCAGCTGCTACACACTTATTGTGGATTTATGATAATAAGTGTTTGCCGTCCCTTCCCTCCCCCACTCGCCATTTTCCAGTGAGAATGAAACACCTGGAGGATGTGCTGAGACCAGGGCCGTTCAGACACAACGTCAGTAAGAAAGAGTCAAAGAAATTGAAGCGCTGATGAATGAAAATGGAATTGTTATTGAGACAAATATCAGTTACATGCTGACCCTGTCCAGTTGGAGCACTATTTATCACACTCAAATTAACATGACTTTGGTTGTTAAAAACTAggaaacagaacaaaacataAGAGGCCTTTGTTGTTGCCATTAACCCCCTTCCCTTGTAATGTCTTGTCAAGCAAAAGTACTTTTTAAGAATCTTTAACATTTCAATGAACCGATTCCTTAAATTACAGGTCACAGTTATTCTTGATTGCAAACAAGGAAACACAAAAATAGAATACTAAATACAAGTCTTGGTGTGGTATATTAAACAAAGAATGTGCTTTCCCTATTTTTTCCAGTACAACCAAGCTACAGTATTAAATTAATTTGCCTATTAAGAGCTCAAAACAATTTGCATTTTATAGTGAATGCATTTATTCTAAAGACAGATGTAAAAAgcgtgtgatttttttttctccaagcaGAATACAAACAACTGAATTGCAGCTACTGTAATgcataaaaagtataaaaaagcAGAAATTCACTATGCAGCGTCAGATCCACAGGTTATCTTACCAATGTTTTAATTAAAGCTTCACACATGAAAACTTAACAACATGTGATATGAAAGATGTAcatctttttctcttttaattttttacagaTTTATCTACAGCTGGCACAAAATACTCCCACACCTTTGTAATTGGCTTTGACAGTGCAAGGAAATGGTTCTGCTATATCTGTTTTCTCGTAGTTTAGGGACAGGATAAAAAGTACATTAAGCTTCAAATCATCAAAATTGAAGTAATTTATACTTACCATAAAATATTTGCTTTCAacgcaaaatacaaaaaagaaaatagggACATAATTTATGGGCCTGTTAAATGTCTGAGGTAAATATAGTACATGAATACAAAAGTGTGATCATTTTTGTTGGAGTgccattattttccattttcaaatatatttttctgataGCAGAACTGATTTGATTTTCTCTCCCCgccagacatacacacagattattattacagttttgATGTAAAATTACATGaagtctgtttttttgttttttttccctttatctTCGCCCTTTAGTTCCTCCATCAAACAGACCATGTGACTGAAGTTCTAGTCCAACTCAAGATCTGGTCAGACTTTCCATGGTGAATGCACTCTGGTATCTGAAAACGCTGTACAAaatgaaattgtacttctcATTGGCAATAATTAAGCAGTATAATCTGTTGGAATGTTGggggaaaagaggagaaaagattacattttcacaatatACTGGCCTCTGAAGAAATGCCCATACGCATCGGAATTGAGCCTGGCTGCCATTGTTGTCAATCGAGTCCTTGCATTAGCCTTGATTTAAAAGGGCTCCTTCGAGATAAAACACAGGCAGGTCTTCTATGCTGAGGTGCTGCTGTCCCAATCTGTTCATTCTGTCCATTAATGAAGCAATACCATCATAAATAAAGCTTTGCCATTCGACAAGAACAGGACATCTCATTGCAAATATTACAGCGTACCATTTCAATTACACGCCCGTCAGTGTTCAGCTCAAGACTGAGAGAAATTTagaggaaaaaacaacaaacaaacaaacaatgggCACTCAGTCTTTGCTGTTTTTCATAACACAGCCTATTTTATAGACAGAATTCTTCTCAGAGTTGTCCCTTTATGCATTCCTTTCTGCATATTCATCAGAAACAGTGGACAGTTCCTTTTAAAACGATTCTTACACACTTCTTAAGTGCAACGTAGAAAAGCAACCCGGGagtgatgcttttttttttttattatattcattttctttgaatAGATTTTGGCTCAGTAGATACTGACTTGGGACATGACCTGGGCGTGGGCATGTGCCTGTATTTGGGACTGGTGGTGTTGCTGGGAGGTGGGCTGGGGGCTGCCCATGGAGGCGGATCCTCCCACGGACTGCGGTGTTGCTGGGGAATGCTGGGGCGGGGAACACTGCGActgatgctgctgctgttgctgctgctgctgctgctgctggagctgctgAATCTGTTGTTGGTGCAGTTGCTGCATCTGCATGTGCTGCAGCTGCATGTGCTGTTGCTGcatttgctgctgctgctgctgctgcaggtggTGTTGCTGCAGCTGTTGCTGCAGATGCTGCTGGAagtgctgctgctgcatctgCTGCTGGATCTGCTGGTgatgcagctgctgctgctgcatctgGTGGTGCTGCAtgtgctgctgctgcatctggtgctgctgctgctgcgtgGGCGGGGGCTGCATGGGCGGGCTCATctgcccggccccgcccccgcccatcTGACCCATCAGCTGCGAGGGCACGCTGGAGGGCATGCCCTGATTGGCCACCGTCACCGAGGTGACGATCTGGCCCCCCGGGAGCCTCATCTGCAGGGGCTTGGGGGCGATGGCCCGGGGCAGGGCCTGCTGCAGGGCCTGGGCGGCCGCGGACATGGAGGCGTGCTGGGCCAGCGGAGAGTTCAGGATCAGCGAGGGAGACAGGTTGGTGGAGGCCAGCGTCTGCTGAACCGACCGGATAGTCTGGGCCTCTGCGGACTCAGCGGCCGCCTGGCAGGAAGGGAAGGGGAGAGCGGCCTTCAGTCTCTGCCTTGCACATACAGGATAACTCACACAAAATCAACAGAGTGAAGATCTCTCCTGTGTTTAACACATGTAAAAGAGACTTACCTTTGATACCAGACTGGCACGGTATGCAGCAAGGGCTTTTAAGTAGTCCTTCTTAGCCGCTTCTGTCTTGCTCTTGTAGACCTGCATTAACACAAAGGATACGTTTGCATACAGTTTATTTTACATATAAAAGAACTCAGttcacaaaatgtgttgaaaaaacaacaatcatAATGGGCACAGTGAGTGTAGTGTTGTTACAGTATATTACCTGCTTCTGTTCTTCTCCAAGGCCATCCCACATGGACGCTACTATTTTGGAGACCTCTCCGAAGGTGGCGTTGGGGTTCTGGCCCTTGATGGCGGCCTGGGTGTCTCTGAAGAACAGGGCGTAGGCGGAGACGGGCTTCTGCGGCTCGTTGgggtctttctttttcttctttttgggCGTCTTGGGCTTTTTAGCAGCGTCTGGAGCAGGCCGCTTCTCTCCAATCACCTGCTGCAGAGCAAACCGTCACGTTTAACAAATCATCCAATCATGACCATTGTGGCAAGAGCTTGTCTCAACTGTACCATTACATATTAACTGAGATAGAGATGTATTAAGTAAATGGAAAATATCAATGAGGTACACAAAATGCGGAACCACAACAAGCCTATTTTGTCTGCATAAGATGTCTCAGTTTTGACACATTTTGTCAAGCCATGCCTGTGTTGTTTATACACACAAGTcagcgtgcacacactcaccctgttgCCATCATCCTGGTCTTCTTCATTGATTGAGCTCGATGGGGAAGGCGTGGCAGACTTGCTAGCGGGAGGTGACGGTGAGGTGTGAGGGATATTTGGTCCACTTAGGTTTAAGCCCAGTTGAGCATTTAGCTGGGATTGGTTGATTGTAGTCAGCTGGTTTCGTGACATCATGGCAGAAGGGTTGCTCATGTTGATAATGGACCTCATGACCATAGAAGGGTTGGGGTGATACTGTCGAAGATGGGCCTGACCAGTGTTCTGTAgcagaaggaaggagggagaagggggaaaTCACTGTAAAAAGCCATGGAATTAAAATAAGTGCCACAGCTAGCTAATCTAAATGACTACATCAGAACACAGACCCAACTGTTATAGCACAGGCATTGCATCTGAGAGGTTAGTACCCATCTCCAACTATTCTTGAATATGAATCTTCTGTCACAGAAGATGTTTGTAGTCATGTAAGCCCTCTTAAACTAATTTCATTGACTAGTCAGGTTTGGCACATGTTGGATGTTAATTACATCTTCCACACATTTTAATTAGTGTC is part of the Conger conger chromosome 15, fConCon1.1, whole genome shotgun sequence genome and encodes:
- the tox3 gene encoding TOX high mobility group box family member 3 isoform X1, yielding MDVRFYPSAGGNSIPGEPSNLDFSHCLGYYNYNKFGNNNSYMNMAEANGVLLAAGDQTFHTPSLGDEEFEIPPITPPPETESGLGMSEVDSPFPAHPEPLPSQRGQFTPQFPPQSLELPSITISRNLMDQERIMHSNGLPVNTGQAHLRQYHPNPSMVMRSIINMSNPSAMMSRNQLTTINQSQLNAQLGLNLSGPNIPHTSPSPPASKSATPSPSSSINEEDQDDGNRQVIGEKRPAPDAAKKPKTPKKKKKKDPNEPQKPVSAYALFFRDTQAAIKGQNPNATFGEVSKIVASMWDGLGEEQKQVYKSKTEAAKKDYLKALAAYRASLVSKAAAESAEAQTIRSVQQTLASTNLSPSLILNSPLAQHASMSAAAQALQQALPRAIAPKPLQMRLPGGQIVTSVTVANQGMPSSVPSQLMGQMGGGGAGQMSPPMQPPPTQQQQHQMQQQHMQHHQMQQQQLHHQQIQQQMQQQHFQQHLQQQLQQHHLQQQQQQQMQQQHMQLQHMQMQQLHQQQIQQLQQQQQQQQQQQHQSQCSPPQHSPATPQSVGGSASMGSPQPTSQQHHQSQIQAHAHAQVMSQVSIY
- the tox3 gene encoding TOX high mobility group box family member 3 isoform X2, with protein sequence MDVRFYPSAGGNSIPGEPSNLDFSHCLGYYNYNKFGNNNSYMNMAEANGVLLAAGDTFHTPSLGDEEFEIPPITPPPETESGLGMSEVDSPFPAHPEPLPSQRGQFTPQFPPQSLELPSITISRNLMDQERIMHSNGLPVNTGQAHLRQYHPNPSMVMRSIINMSNPSAMMSRNQLTTINQSQLNAQLGLNLSGPNIPHTSPSPPASKSATPSPSSSINEEDQDDGNRQVIGEKRPAPDAAKKPKTPKKKKKKDPNEPQKPVSAYALFFRDTQAAIKGQNPNATFGEVSKIVASMWDGLGEEQKQVYKSKTEAAKKDYLKALAAYRASLVSKAAAESAEAQTIRSVQQTLASTNLSPSLILNSPLAQHASMSAAAQALQQALPRAIAPKPLQMRLPGGQIVTSVTVANQGMPSSVPSQLMGQMGGGGAGQMSPPMQPPPTQQQQHQMQQQHMQHHQMQQQQLHHQQIQQQMQQQHFQQHLQQQLQQHHLQQQQQQQMQQQHMQLQHMQMQQLHQQQIQQLQQQQQQQQQQQHQSQCSPPQHSPATPQSVGGSASMGSPQPTSQQHHQSQIQAHAHAQVMSQVSIY